The proteins below come from a single Candidozyma auris chromosome 3, complete sequence genomic window:
- the IFG3 gene encoding Ifg3p: MPHYVIVGAGIIGHYTAYKLLENNVHPDDILIVAKFHPGDESINYTSPYAGGNFSCITGDDPDTLAYDKVTYTELGNLQRFLGGPQCGLDRYKSTEYFVEPPSERKIASWKTYLYDLAILREEDLPEDVSYGIEYISWNFNCPKFLVSFQNLLKSLGVRFERRELKNIREAYYTDTKVVFNCTGLGSRSLGGVNDDKSLPMRGQVVVIKAPHIQENVMKWDAAKPTYIIKRPYSNDQLILGGFLQKGDWTADTFREQTEDILKRTTELYPKILEENRKGKRIEDLEILRVVAGLRPGREGGARIEKEFVDAGRVLIHNYGAAGYGYQAGIGMADKAVSLALDRSKL, encoded by the exons ATGCCACACTATGTTATAGTAGG AGCCGGTATAATTGGCCATTACACTGCGtataagcttcttgagaacaATGTGCATCCAGATGATATCTTGATTGTCGCCAAATTTCACCCTGGGGACGAGTCAATCAATTATACGTCTCCTTATGCTGGAGGCAACTTCTCATGCATTACCGGCGATGATCCTGATACCTTGGCTTACGATAAGGTGACTTATACAGAATTGGGAAACTTGCAGCGGTTTTTGGGTGGTCCTCAATGTGGTCTAGACAGATACAAATCGACGGAGTATTTCGTTGAGCCACCTTCAGAGAGAAAGATCGCTTCTTGGAAAACATATTTGTACGATCTTGCCATACTTCGGGAAGAAGACTTGCCCGAGGATGTAAGCTACGGAATTGAGTATATTTCCTGGAATTTCAATTGTCCCAAGTTCCTAGTATCGTTCCAAAACTTGTTAAAATCATTGGGGGTTCGCTTCGAGAGAAGAGAGTTAAAAAACATAAGAGAGGCATATTATACTGATACAAAGGTCGTCTTCAATTGTACCGGACTTGGTTCTAGAAGTCTTGGAGGGGTGAACGATGACAAAAGTCTTCCAATGAGAGGCCAAGTGGTCGTGATCAAAGCCCCACATATCCAAGAAAATGTCATGAAGTGGGACGCTGCGAAGCCAACCTACATTATTAAACGGCCATACTCAAACGATCAACTTATCCTAGGCggctttttgcaaaaaggTGATTGGACAGCCGATACGTTTCGGGAGCAGACAGAagacatcttgaagaggaCAACCGAATTGTACCCAAAAATTCTCGAGGAGAACAGGAAGGGCAAACGgattgaagatcttgagatcTTGCGGGTGGTAGCTGGTTTGAGACCaggcagagaaggaggcgCCCGCATAGAAAAAGAGTTTGTAGACGCTGGCAGAGTGCTCATTCACAACTACGGCGCAGC